From Amphiprion ocellaris isolate individual 3 ecotype Okinawa chromosome 10, ASM2253959v1, whole genome shotgun sequence, one genomic window encodes:
- the si:rp71-1g18.1 gene encoding zinc finger protein 133: MSADVVNLEAQVESVLGALVKAATAELTKLFESRYRAAAVEAGRTEHQRENESLKTPERLPSGDTKRSIGVQVDVFPPLELCDPFLSDGEWKEVVVEGCLLPSEILAEHNGHDDLEWSPLKDELVAEPVDKVEPSDFKAEHQADGDAQTEVLVHVPAETWTEKSSCESTQSSPAKPKPLVIQPDTSGSTSEEKVNFVCPLILRPESPAPKVENIEKPVQAEPQPACVSTAKGTAYSPSPLDGAVTPAQVGVWERIHAPKETKNSLQIKLKLASPDQKLLRPCAVQLVNLLTVPESEMMDQADAANAHSAHLKTGWPLPKDLRRHQGVHTGRRLCCFTQCGNGIWRLQKVVAHSRDGYTCSICAKTFKRRKILRRHERFHTGEKPYSCSVCSKTFALRKSLRRHVRFHTGERPHSCTQCGKSFRLRDNLKAHLRFHSGEKPFSCDLCGKMFRIMRNMEKHKLSQCEFFVPSFRTIAGL; encoded by the exons ATGTCGGCGGACGTCGTGAACCTGGAGGCGCAGGTGGAGTCGGTGCTGGGGGCGCTGGTGAAAGCGGCCACGGCGGAGTTAACCAAACTGTTCGAGAGCAGGTACCGAGCCGCGGCGGTGGAAGCGGGCCGCACCGAGCACCAAAGGGAAAATGAAAGCCTGAAGACACCGGAGCGTTTACCGAGCGGGGACACGAAGCGCAGCATCGGAGTGCAAGTGGACGTTTTTCCGCCGCTGGAGCTTTGTG ATCCTTTCCTCTCAGACGGGGAGTGgaaggaggtggtggtggaggggtgTCTCCTTCCTTCAGAGATCCTGGCTGAACATAATGGCCATGATGACCTCGAGTGGTCACCTCTGAAGGATGAG CTTGTGGCAGAGCCTGTGGATAAAGTGGAGCCGAGCGACTTTAAAGCGGAACATCAGGCTGATGGTGACGCTCAAACTGAAGTTCTTGTGCACG TGCCTGCAGAAACATGGACAGAGAAGTCAAGCTGTGAATCTACGCAGAGCTCACCAGCGAAACCGAAGCCTCTCGTGATCCAACCAGATACGAGTGGCTCCACCTCCGAGGAGAAGGTGAACTTTGTTTGTCCCTTAATCCTCAGGCCAGAGTCTCCCGCACCCAAAGTGGAAAACATAGAGAAGCCCGTTCAAGCCGAACCTCAGCCAGCCTGCGTCAGCACCGCCAAAGGCACCGCCTACAGTCCATCCCCATTGGACGGAGCGGTGACTCCTGCGCAGGTTGGAGTGTGGGAACGGATCCACGCCCCAAAGGAGACGAAGAACTCTCTCCAGATAAAACTGAAACTTGCGTCTCCAGATCAAAAGTTGCTGCGTCCGTGTGCGGTGCAGCTGGTGAATCTGCTCACAGTGCCCGAGTCAGAGATGATGGATCAGGCTGATGCTGCTAACGCTCACAGCGCTCACCTCAAAACAGGCTGGCCTCTGCCCAAAGACCTCCGCCGCCATCAAGGTGTGCACACAGGCCGTCGCCTCTGCTGCTTCACCCAGTGCGGAAACGGCATTTGGCGCCTCCAAAAAGTCGTCGCCCACTCCCGCGACGGATACACCTGCAGTATCTGTGCCAAAACGTTCAAACGGAGGAAGATTCTCAGGCGACATGAGCGCTTCCACACTGGAGAGAAACCATACTCATGCTCAGTGTGTTCCAAGACATTTGCCCTGAGAAAGAGCCTCCGCCGCCACGTGAGGTTCCACACAGGCGAGAGGCCGCACTCCTGCACACAGTGCGGCAAAAGCTTCCGTCTGAGAGACAATCTGAAAGCACATTTGAGATTTCACTCTGGAGAGAAGCCTTTCAGCTGCGACCTGTGTGGTAAGATGTTCAGGATCATGAGGAATATGGAGAAACACAAACTCAGCCAGTGTGAGTTCTTCGTTCCCTCGTTCAGGACAATCGCTGGCCTGTAG